The uncultured Trichococcus sp. DNA window AATACTGATTTGTTTTCATAAAGAGAACAGCCCCCGCTTATCCATTGAGCAATGGATCGGCGGGGGCTGTTCGTTGTTTGCGCAGTGATTACTGTGGCACAGTCTGTTCCAACAACAGGTTCATATTCAGGAAGCCGCGCTCGCTTTTCAGTTGGAAAGCACGCTTAGTGGCGTTGAAGTCAACGACATTGTCGCTGTCGAGGAAAACCAGTGCCCATTTTTGAGCAGGAACAGGTCCGATGTTCGTTTCGATCACGGCATCGTATTCCGCCATTCCGGCATCATTGACCTTCAGCATGAAGATGCCGGTGCTTGGGCAGCCGCAATCTTCGCCGACTGCGTAGAACAGGCTGATGTCCTTAAGGTCATAGCGTTTTTGGATTTCCGCGATGGCGGAATCGGTAAAATTGAATTTCATATTGTGATCCCTTTCTTTCTGTATGTTAACCGCAAGCGACCGTTCGGGGAAACTGCCTATCCGGTTCTGTTTTCTTACTATAAGTATACGGAAAATCCTCATAAAAACAAGAAAAGCCATCTTCCGGAAAGTTGTCAATAACATTTTTGCAACCCTTCGCGATGCCTCTCTAGCGGATTGTTCTTTTTACATCACTGGCCAACTTTGGTAGAATCAAGGGTATATGAGTTGAAAATAATGAAGAGGTGGGGAGAGTCTTTGGCAAATCAAGAAAAGTCGGCCCGATTGTTTTGGATACTGTTCAAATCAACGTTTGTGCTGAGCGCATTTACCTTCGGCGGCGGGTATGTCATCGTGCCGTTGATGCAAAAAAAATTCGTGGAAGAACTCAAGTGGATCGATTCGGATGAAATGTTGGATCTGGTGGCCTTGGGGCAATCCGCGCCGGGTGCGATTGCCGTCAATACGTCCATTTTGGTCGGCTACCGGATGGCGGGTTTGTTGGGGGCTTTGGTGACGGTCTTCGGGACGGTCACGCCGCCGCTTATCATCATCACAGTCGTGTCTTATTTTTATATGAATTTCCGTGAAAATCCGGTTGTGGATGCATTGATGATCGGAATGCAGGCCGGTGTGGCGGCGGTCATCGTCAATGTTGTCATCGGCATGGTCAGCGGAGTCGTCAAACAGCGGGACATTGTGAACACGTTGTTGCTTCTTGCAGCATTTATCGCATCCTATTTCTTCGAAGTTCATGTTGTGCTGATCATTTTCTTGGCGGGACTGATCGGTTTCATCAATCTGAGCTACAAGGCGAAGATGGGGGTGGGCAAATGATCTATTTAGAATTGTTCTGGTCCTTTTTCCAGATAGGGTTATTCACGATCGGTGGTGGCTATGCGTCCTTGCCGCTGATAAGAAATGAAGTCGTCGTGAACCAAGGATGGTTGACGATGCAGGAGTACACGGACATCATCACAATTTCGCAGATTACGCCAGGACCGATCGCCATCAATTCGGCGACTTTCGTTGGGACAAAAGTGGGTGGTTTTGCGGGAGCGGTGGTTGCGACACTGGGTACGGTCACGCCTTCAATCATCCTTTCACTGATTTTGGCATGGGCTTATTACAAGTACCGTGACATCAAAATCATGCAGGGGATCCTCGGTGGGCTTCGTCCTGCAGTCGTGGCTTTGATTGCTGCAGCAGGACTGGCGCTCTTTGTGGCAGCCTTATTCCAATCGGGCGGGACAGCGATCGGTGGAATCACCGTCAATTTCCTTGCCGTGGCAATCTTCCTTGCGGCACTCTATGCGCTCCGGACCACGAAAATCGATTCGATCTGGCTGATATTGATCTCGGGAGCTGTGAGCATTCTTATCCGTTTATTTAGCTGATAGGGTGTATAATGCAAAGATAGCCTATTCGCTTTATTCAGATTCATCTAGCTTCAGTTTAGAAAGGAACTTGTCATGGCTTCAAATCATACAGCTAAAGAATTTCAATCGAAACAAAATTTTCCGAAAAAGTGGCACGGCCTGAAGCCATCACGCTTCGCGAAGTACCGCAGCTGGATCAACAGCGGCAACCC harbors:
- a CDS encoding iron-sulfur cluster biosynthesis family protein, with translation MKFNFTDSAIAEIQKRYDLKDISLFYAVGEDCGCPSTGIFMLKVNDAGMAEYDAVIETNIGPVPAQKWALVFLDSDNVVDFNATKRAFQLKSERGFLNMNLLLEQTVPQ
- a CDS encoding chromate transporter, with the protein product MANQEKSARLFWILFKSTFVLSAFTFGGGYVIVPLMQKKFVEELKWIDSDEMLDLVALGQSAPGAIAVNTSILVGYRMAGLLGALVTVFGTVTPPLIIITVVSYFYMNFRENPVVDALMIGMQAGVAAVIVNVVIGMVSGVVKQRDIVNTLLLLAAFIASYFFEVHVVLIIFLAGLIGFINLSYKAKMGVGK
- a CDS encoding chromate transporter, with amino-acid sequence MIYLELFWSFFQIGLFTIGGGYASLPLIRNEVVVNQGWLTMQEYTDIITISQITPGPIAINSATFVGTKVGGFAGAVVATLGTVTPSIILSLILAWAYYKYRDIKIMQGILGGLRPAVVALIAAAGLALFVAALFQSGGTAIGGITVNFLAVAIFLAALYALRTTKIDSIWLILISGAVSILIRLFS